A part of Ziziphus jujuba cultivar Dongzao chromosome 8, ASM3175591v1 genomic DNA contains:
- the LOC107414501 gene encoding probable prolyl 4-hydroxylase 12 isoform X2: MTSLLSIYLLLAFSCCFLGSSSEIRKELRRKEVNHDTIIQMGHPVPSNRIDPSRVVQLSWRPRVFLYKGFLSDEECDHLISLAHDTNEKSLRDNDESGDDITNGRLKSLEIPLHIEDDIVSRIEERISAWTFLPKENGRVLRVSRRGLQGDGKNFDYFGNKSTLEASEPLVATVILYLSNVNRGGQILFPKSESQQLKSKILSDCTKGNNILRPIKGNAFLFFTLHPNTTPDTSSSHARCPVLEGEMWYATKFFHVKAIGVGKLSSESRDSECDDEDDNCPSWAATGECEKNPVFMVGSPDYYGTCRKSCKAC, encoded by the exons ATGACTTCCCTTCTCTCAATCTACCTTCTTTTGGCGTTTTCGTGTTGTTTCCTCGGTTCTTCTTCCGAAAT CCGGAAGGAATTAAGGAGAAAGGAGGTTAACCATGACACTATCATACAAATGGGTCACCCTGTTCCTTCCAACAGAATTGACCCTTCACGTGTTGTCCAACTGTCTTGGCGACCAAG GGTCTTTTTATATAAAGGTTTTCTATCAGATGAGGAATGTGATCACCTTATCTCTTTG GCACATGATACAAATGAAAAATCTTTGAGAGATAATGATGAATCTGGAGACGACATCACAAATGGGCGGCTTAAAAGTTTAGAAATCCctctgcatatagaa GATGATATAGTTTCAAGAATTGAAGAAAGAATTTCAGCTTGGACTTTCCTTCCCAAAG AGAACGGCAGAGTTTTACGGGTTTCGCGCAGAGGACTCCAGGGCGATGGAAAGAACTTCgattattttggtaataaatcGACTTTGGAAGCCAGTGAACCTTTGGTTGCAACAGTTATCTTGTATCTCTCTAATGTCAACCGTGGTGGTCAGATTCTATTCCCCAAGTCAGAG TCTCAGCAGCTGAAAAGCAAGATTTTGTCTGACTGCACAAAGGGAAATAATATCCTGAGACCAATCAAAGGGAATGCATTTCTGTTTTTCACTCTCCATCCCAACACAACACCCGACACTAGTAGCTCTCATGCTAGATGCCCTGTGCTTGAGGGGGAAATGTGGTATGCCACCAAATTCTTTCACGTAAAAGCCATTGGAGTAGGAAAGCTATCATCGGAATCACGGGACAGTGAATGCGACGATGAAGACGACAATTGCCCAAGTTGGGCAGCCACCGGAGAATGTGAAAAGAACCCTGTGTTCATGGTTGGCTCGCCTGATTACTATGGGACATGTAGGAAGAGTTGTAAAGCATGTTGA
- the LOC107414501 gene encoding probable prolyl 4-hydroxylase 12 isoform X1, giving the protein MTSLLSIYLLLAFSCCFLGSSSEISRKELRRKEVNHDTIIQMGHPVPSNRIDPSRVVQLSWRPRVFLYKGFLSDEECDHLISLAHDTNEKSLRDNDESGDDITNGRLKSLEIPLHIEDDIVSRIEERISAWTFLPKENGRVLRVSRRGLQGDGKNFDYFGNKSTLEASEPLVATVILYLSNVNRGGQILFPKSESQQLKSKILSDCTKGNNILRPIKGNAFLFFTLHPNTTPDTSSSHARCPVLEGEMWYATKFFHVKAIGVGKLSSESRDSECDDEDDNCPSWAATGECEKNPVFMVGSPDYYGTCRKSCKAC; this is encoded by the exons ATGACTTCCCTTCTCTCAATCTACCTTCTTTTGGCGTTTTCGTGTTGTTTCCTCGGTTCTTCTTCCGAAAT TAGCCGGAAGGAATTAAGGAGAAAGGAGGTTAACCATGACACTATCATACAAATGGGTCACCCTGTTCCTTCCAACAGAATTGACCCTTCACGTGTTGTCCAACTGTCTTGGCGACCAAG GGTCTTTTTATATAAAGGTTTTCTATCAGATGAGGAATGTGATCACCTTATCTCTTTG GCACATGATACAAATGAAAAATCTTTGAGAGATAATGATGAATCTGGAGACGACATCACAAATGGGCGGCTTAAAAGTTTAGAAATCCctctgcatatagaa GATGATATAGTTTCAAGAATTGAAGAAAGAATTTCAGCTTGGACTTTCCTTCCCAAAG AGAACGGCAGAGTTTTACGGGTTTCGCGCAGAGGACTCCAGGGCGATGGAAAGAACTTCgattattttggtaataaatcGACTTTGGAAGCCAGTGAACCTTTGGTTGCAACAGTTATCTTGTATCTCTCTAATGTCAACCGTGGTGGTCAGATTCTATTCCCCAAGTCAGAG TCTCAGCAGCTGAAAAGCAAGATTTTGTCTGACTGCACAAAGGGAAATAATATCCTGAGACCAATCAAAGGGAATGCATTTCTGTTTTTCACTCTCCATCCCAACACAACACCCGACACTAGTAGCTCTCATGCTAGATGCCCTGTGCTTGAGGGGGAAATGTGGTATGCCACCAAATTCTTTCACGTAAAAGCCATTGGAGTAGGAAAGCTATCATCGGAATCACGGGACAGTGAATGCGACGATGAAGACGACAATTGCCCAAGTTGGGCAGCCACCGGAGAATGTGAAAAGAACCCTGTGTTCATGGTTGGCTCGCCTGATTACTATGGGACATGTAGGAAGAGTTGTAAAGCATGTTGA
- the LOC107414501 gene encoding probable prolyl 4-hydroxylase 12 isoform X4: protein MLDSNRKELRRKEVNHDTIIQMGHPVPSNRIDPSRVVQLSWRPRVFLYKGFLSDEECDHLISLAHDTNEKSLRDNDESGDDITNGRLKSLEIPLHIEDDIVSRIEERISAWTFLPKENGRVLRVSRRGLQGDGKNFDYFGNKSTLEASEPLVATVILYLSNVNRGGQILFPKSESQQLKSKILSDCTKGNNILRPIKGNAFLFFTLHPNTTPDTSSSHARCPVLEGEMWYATKFFHVKAIGVGKLSSESRDSECDDEDDNCPSWAATGECEKNPVFMVGSPDYYGTCRKSCKAC, encoded by the exons ATGCTTGATTCAAA CCGGAAGGAATTAAGGAGAAAGGAGGTTAACCATGACACTATCATACAAATGGGTCACCCTGTTCCTTCCAACAGAATTGACCCTTCACGTGTTGTCCAACTGTCTTGGCGACCAAG GGTCTTTTTATATAAAGGTTTTCTATCAGATGAGGAATGTGATCACCTTATCTCTTTG GCACATGATACAAATGAAAAATCTTTGAGAGATAATGATGAATCTGGAGACGACATCACAAATGGGCGGCTTAAAAGTTTAGAAATCCctctgcatatagaa GATGATATAGTTTCAAGAATTGAAGAAAGAATTTCAGCTTGGACTTTCCTTCCCAAAG AGAACGGCAGAGTTTTACGGGTTTCGCGCAGAGGACTCCAGGGCGATGGAAAGAACTTCgattattttggtaataaatcGACTTTGGAAGCCAGTGAACCTTTGGTTGCAACAGTTATCTTGTATCTCTCTAATGTCAACCGTGGTGGTCAGATTCTATTCCCCAAGTCAGAG TCTCAGCAGCTGAAAAGCAAGATTTTGTCTGACTGCACAAAGGGAAATAATATCCTGAGACCAATCAAAGGGAATGCATTTCTGTTTTTCACTCTCCATCCCAACACAACACCCGACACTAGTAGCTCTCATGCTAGATGCCCTGTGCTTGAGGGGGAAATGTGGTATGCCACCAAATTCTTTCACGTAAAAGCCATTGGAGTAGGAAAGCTATCATCGGAATCACGGGACAGTGAATGCGACGATGAAGACGACAATTGCCCAAGTTGGGCAGCCACCGGAGAATGTGAAAAGAACCCTGTGTTCATGGTTGGCTCGCCTGATTACTATGGGACATGTAGGAAGAGTTGTAAAGCATGTTGA
- the LOC107414501 gene encoding probable prolyl 4-hydroxylase 12 isoform X3: MLDSNSRKELRRKEVNHDTIIQMGHPVPSNRIDPSRVVQLSWRPRVFLYKGFLSDEECDHLISLAHDTNEKSLRDNDESGDDITNGRLKSLEIPLHIEDDIVSRIEERISAWTFLPKENGRVLRVSRRGLQGDGKNFDYFGNKSTLEASEPLVATVILYLSNVNRGGQILFPKSESQQLKSKILSDCTKGNNILRPIKGNAFLFFTLHPNTTPDTSSSHARCPVLEGEMWYATKFFHVKAIGVGKLSSESRDSECDDEDDNCPSWAATGECEKNPVFMVGSPDYYGTCRKSCKAC; encoded by the exons ATGCTTGATTCAAA TAGCCGGAAGGAATTAAGGAGAAAGGAGGTTAACCATGACACTATCATACAAATGGGTCACCCTGTTCCTTCCAACAGAATTGACCCTTCACGTGTTGTCCAACTGTCTTGGCGACCAAG GGTCTTTTTATATAAAGGTTTTCTATCAGATGAGGAATGTGATCACCTTATCTCTTTG GCACATGATACAAATGAAAAATCTTTGAGAGATAATGATGAATCTGGAGACGACATCACAAATGGGCGGCTTAAAAGTTTAGAAATCCctctgcatatagaa GATGATATAGTTTCAAGAATTGAAGAAAGAATTTCAGCTTGGACTTTCCTTCCCAAAG AGAACGGCAGAGTTTTACGGGTTTCGCGCAGAGGACTCCAGGGCGATGGAAAGAACTTCgattattttggtaataaatcGACTTTGGAAGCCAGTGAACCTTTGGTTGCAACAGTTATCTTGTATCTCTCTAATGTCAACCGTGGTGGTCAGATTCTATTCCCCAAGTCAGAG TCTCAGCAGCTGAAAAGCAAGATTTTGTCTGACTGCACAAAGGGAAATAATATCCTGAGACCAATCAAAGGGAATGCATTTCTGTTTTTCACTCTCCATCCCAACACAACACCCGACACTAGTAGCTCTCATGCTAGATGCCCTGTGCTTGAGGGGGAAATGTGGTATGCCACCAAATTCTTTCACGTAAAAGCCATTGGAGTAGGAAAGCTATCATCGGAATCACGGGACAGTGAATGCGACGATGAAGACGACAATTGCCCAAGTTGGGCAGCCACCGGAGAATGTGAAAAGAACCCTGTGTTCATGGTTGGCTCGCCTGATTACTATGGGACATGTAGGAAGAGTTGTAAAGCATGTTGA
- the LOC107414501 gene encoding probable prolyl 4-hydroxylase 12 isoform X6, which translates to MTLSYKWVTLFLPTELTLHVLSNCLGDQGQAHDTNEKSLRDNDESGDDITNGRLKSLEIPLHIEDDIVSRIEERISAWTFLPKENGRVLRVSRRGLQGDGKNFDYFGNKSTLEASEPLVATVILYLSNVNRGGQILFPKSESQQLKSKILSDCTKGNNILRPIKGNAFLFFTLHPNTTPDTSSSHARCPVLEGEMWYATKFFHVKAIGVGKLSSESRDSECDDEDDNCPSWAATGECEKNPVFMVGSPDYYGTCRKSCKAC; encoded by the exons ATGACACTATCATACAAATGGGTCACCCTGTTCCTTCCAACAGAATTGACCCTTCACGTGTTGTCCAACTGTCTTGGCGACCAAGGTCAG GCACATGATACAAATGAAAAATCTTTGAGAGATAATGATGAATCTGGAGACGACATCACAAATGGGCGGCTTAAAAGTTTAGAAATCCctctgcatatagaa GATGATATAGTTTCAAGAATTGAAGAAAGAATTTCAGCTTGGACTTTCCTTCCCAAAG AGAACGGCAGAGTTTTACGGGTTTCGCGCAGAGGACTCCAGGGCGATGGAAAGAACTTCgattattttggtaataaatcGACTTTGGAAGCCAGTGAACCTTTGGTTGCAACAGTTATCTTGTATCTCTCTAATGTCAACCGTGGTGGTCAGATTCTATTCCCCAAGTCAGAG TCTCAGCAGCTGAAAAGCAAGATTTTGTCTGACTGCACAAAGGGAAATAATATCCTGAGACCAATCAAAGGGAATGCATTTCTGTTTTTCACTCTCCATCCCAACACAACACCCGACACTAGTAGCTCTCATGCTAGATGCCCTGTGCTTGAGGGGGAAATGTGGTATGCCACCAAATTCTTTCACGTAAAAGCCATTGGAGTAGGAAAGCTATCATCGGAATCACGGGACAGTGAATGCGACGATGAAGACGACAATTGCCCAAGTTGGGCAGCCACCGGAGAATGTGAAAAGAACCCTGTGTTCATGGTTGGCTCGCCTGATTACTATGGGACATGTAGGAAGAGTTGTAAAGCATGTTGA
- the LOC107414501 gene encoding probable prolyl 4-hydroxylase 12 isoform X5 translates to MGHPVPSNRIDPSRVVQLSWRPRVFLYKGFLSDEECDHLISLAHDTNEKSLRDNDESGDDITNGRLKSLEIPLHIEDDIVSRIEERISAWTFLPKENGRVLRVSRRGLQGDGKNFDYFGNKSTLEASEPLVATVILYLSNVNRGGQILFPKSESQQLKSKILSDCTKGNNILRPIKGNAFLFFTLHPNTTPDTSSSHARCPVLEGEMWYATKFFHVKAIGVGKLSSESRDSECDDEDDNCPSWAATGECEKNPVFMVGSPDYYGTCRKSCKAC, encoded by the exons ATGGGTCACCCTGTTCCTTCCAACAGAATTGACCCTTCACGTGTTGTCCAACTGTCTTGGCGACCAAG GGTCTTTTTATATAAAGGTTTTCTATCAGATGAGGAATGTGATCACCTTATCTCTTTG GCACATGATACAAATGAAAAATCTTTGAGAGATAATGATGAATCTGGAGACGACATCACAAATGGGCGGCTTAAAAGTTTAGAAATCCctctgcatatagaa GATGATATAGTTTCAAGAATTGAAGAAAGAATTTCAGCTTGGACTTTCCTTCCCAAAG AGAACGGCAGAGTTTTACGGGTTTCGCGCAGAGGACTCCAGGGCGATGGAAAGAACTTCgattattttggtaataaatcGACTTTGGAAGCCAGTGAACCTTTGGTTGCAACAGTTATCTTGTATCTCTCTAATGTCAACCGTGGTGGTCAGATTCTATTCCCCAAGTCAGAG TCTCAGCAGCTGAAAAGCAAGATTTTGTCTGACTGCACAAAGGGAAATAATATCCTGAGACCAATCAAAGGGAATGCATTTCTGTTTTTCACTCTCCATCCCAACACAACACCCGACACTAGTAGCTCTCATGCTAGATGCCCTGTGCTTGAGGGGGAAATGTGGTATGCCACCAAATTCTTTCACGTAAAAGCCATTGGAGTAGGAAAGCTATCATCGGAATCACGGGACAGTGAATGCGACGATGAAGACGACAATTGCCCAAGTTGGGCAGCCACCGGAGAATGTGAAAAGAACCCTGTGTTCATGGTTGGCTCGCCTGATTACTATGGGACATGTAGGAAGAGTTGTAAAGCATGTTGA